In one window of Opitutus sp. GAS368 DNA:
- a CDS encoding RsmB/NOP family class I SAM-dependent RNA methyltransferase, which yields MNPNIAANQQRLFLEFVAQLRPHVRRDSSLPRRIKELFARHRAIGSRDRKLYRELVYTYLRFFPWIDPLLDLGSDCRVAAGRRTDPGPATSTGPTENLAAKVTAWLAPELKPTSAYRATHAGDWPVVPETLAAKFEILRSQVSGFRSPPTDLLPAWFQEHCPAAFQSPHLDALNSRANVWVRIQANDRNLVLDEFKAQGWTFESPAGFPDALCLPPNAEVAASDAYRRGFVEIQDLGSQLVLAHAPLPLSGRWLDACAGAGGKTLQLARLLGAAGHVDATDIRVEILDELDDRAKRARLDNITIVQKPGDLYDGILVDAPCSGSGTWRRQPHLKWYVKPETITAFTQTQLEILTANAPRVKAGGLLIYATCSLSHHENQDVAAAFLKAHPNFTAEKPVQNHGGTFDGLGTSLLPGTLNTDGFYVAVLRRQ from the coding sequence ATGAATCCCAACATCGCCGCCAACCAGCAGCGCCTGTTCCTGGAGTTCGTCGCCCAGCTGCGCCCGCATGTCCGGCGCGACAGTTCCCTGCCCCGTCGCATCAAGGAACTCTTCGCCCGCCACCGCGCCATCGGCTCCCGCGACCGCAAGCTCTACCGCGAACTCGTCTACACCTACCTGCGGTTTTTCCCATGGATAGATCCTCTCCTGGATCTTGGCTCGGACTGTAGGGTCGCCGCTGGTCGGCGGACCGATCCCGGCCCGGCGACCAGCACCGGCCCTACAGAGAATCTGGCCGCCAAAGTCACGGCCTGGCTGGCGCCCGAACTGAAACCCACTTCCGCCTATCGCGCCACCCACGCCGGCGACTGGCCCGTGGTCCCCGAAACCCTGGCCGCGAAGTTTGAAATCCTCAGGTCTCAGGTCTCAGGTTTCAGGTCTCCGCCAACGGACCTCCTCCCCGCCTGGTTTCAAGAACATTGTCCGGCGGCGTTCCAGTCCCCCCACCTCGACGCCCTCAACAGCCGCGCCAACGTCTGGGTGCGCATCCAGGCCAACGATCGCAACCTCGTGCTCGACGAATTCAAGGCGCAGGGCTGGACCTTCGAGTCGCCCGCCGGCTTCCCCGACGCCCTCTGTCTGCCGCCCAACGCCGAGGTCGCCGCGTCCGACGCCTACCGCCGCGGCTTCGTCGAGATCCAGGACCTCGGCTCGCAGCTCGTCCTCGCCCATGCCCCGCTGCCGCTGAGCGGCCGCTGGCTCGATGCCTGCGCCGGCGCCGGCGGCAAGACGCTCCAGCTCGCTCGCCTGCTCGGCGCGGCCGGCCACGTGGACGCCACCGACATCCGCGTCGAGATCCTCGACGAGCTCGACGACCGCGCCAAGCGCGCCCGGCTCGACAACATCACCATCGTCCAGAAACCCGGCGACCTATATGATGGCATCCTCGTCGACGCCCCCTGCTCCGGGTCCGGCACGTGGCGCCGCCAGCCGCACCTCAAGTGGTATGTGAAGCCCGAGACGATCACCGCCTTCACGCAGACCCAGCTCGAGATACTCACGGCCAACGCTCCCCGCGTGAAAGCCGGCGGCCTGTTGATCTACGCCACGTGTTCTCTGAGTCACCACGAGAACCAGGACGTCGCCGCCGCGTTCCTCAAAGCTCACCCGAACTTCACCGCCGAGAAACCCGTGCAAAACCACGGCGGCACCTTCGACGGTCTCGGCACTTCATTGCTACCCGGCACCCTCAACACGGACGGCTTCTACGTCGCTGTGCTTCGGCGACAGTAA
- a CDS encoding adenylate/guanylate cyclase domain-containing protein → MSVPTASSPGSGPTPSSLTPFLKALQSGDLETLSKLRHALRTPLNQIIGYSEMLMESAQENNAQAILPDLKRIHSSGGQLLAVINDALAPWKIDTGKIDFPAMRQAMRAPLAAAVTQAGLSLDQARASGHVELVKDLEKILTAARNLEKLFESDAYSEEVIVGRPAGEGNTESPLGAIVSPVAGDDDFGISAQPMPSAKLLAVDDDPMNRDMLSRRLEKLGYEVTDAATGREALQKLKDGNFDLVLLDILMPDLDGFQTLEFMKADPRLRHVPVIMLTALDDVASTVRCIEAGAEDYVPKPFNPTVLRARITASLEKKRLRDQEQAFLAQLQIERSKSERLLLNVLPKAIAERLKAGQRTIVDSFIDSTVLFADIVGFTRIAARQSPHRTVQLLNELFSGFDRIAEQRELEKVKTIGDAYMLASGVPVIRADHAEACAEAAFEFVEAVRTFNRRHQLDWAIRVGMNSGPVVAGIIGTKKFSYDLWGDTVNIASRMESHGQPGKIQVSEATKKLLDRKYDFTPVGVIEIKNSSPMPTYLLARKGGK, encoded by the coding sequence ATGAGCGTCCCCACTGCCAGTTCCCCGGGGTCCGGCCCGACGCCGAGTTCGCTCACCCCCTTTCTCAAGGCGCTCCAATCGGGCGACCTCGAGACGCTGTCCAAGCTGCGCCATGCCCTGCGCACGCCGCTCAACCAAATCATCGGCTACAGCGAGATGCTCATGGAGTCGGCCCAGGAGAACAACGCCCAGGCCATCCTCCCCGATCTCAAGCGCATCCATTCGTCCGGCGGCCAGCTGCTGGCCGTGATCAACGACGCCCTCGCTCCCTGGAAGATCGACACCGGCAAGATCGACTTCCCCGCCATGCGCCAGGCCATGCGCGCCCCGCTGGCCGCCGCCGTCACCCAGGCCGGCCTCAGCCTCGACCAGGCGCGCGCCAGCGGGCACGTCGAGCTCGTCAAGGATCTCGAGAAGATCCTCACCGCCGCCCGGAATCTCGAAAAGCTTTTCGAGAGCGACGCCTATTCCGAGGAAGTGATCGTTGGCCGTCCGGCCGGGGAGGGCAACACGGAGAGCCCCCTCGGCGCCATTGTCTCCCCGGTCGCGGGGGACGATGATTTCGGCATTTCCGCCCAACCCATGCCCAGCGCCAAGTTGCTCGCGGTCGACGACGACCCGATGAACCGCGACATGCTCTCGCGCCGCCTCGAGAAGCTCGGCTACGAGGTCACCGACGCCGCCACGGGCCGCGAGGCGCTGCAGAAGCTCAAGGACGGCAACTTCGACCTGGTCCTGCTCGACATCCTCATGCCCGACCTCGACGGCTTCCAGACCCTCGAGTTCATGAAGGCCGACCCGCGCCTCCGCCACGTGCCCGTCATCATGCTCACCGCCCTCGACGACGTCGCCAGCACCGTGCGCTGCATCGAGGCGGGCGCCGAGGACTACGTGCCGAAGCCCTTCAATCCGACCGTGCTCCGCGCCCGCATCACGGCCTCGCTGGAAAAGAAGCGCCTCCGCGACCAGGAACAGGCCTTCCTTGCCCAGCTGCAGATCGAGCGCTCCAAGTCCGAGCGGCTCCTCCTCAACGTGCTGCCCAAGGCCATCGCTGAGCGCCTCAAGGCCGGCCAGCGCACCATTGTCGACAGCTTCATCGATTCCACGGTGCTGTTCGCCGACATCGTCGGCTTCACCCGCATCGCCGCCCGCCAGTCGCCGCACCGCACCGTCCAGCTGCTCAACGAGCTCTTCTCCGGCTTCGACCGCATCGCCGAGCAGCGCGAGCTCGAGAAGGTGAAGACCATCGGCGACGCCTACATGCTGGCCAGCGGCGTGCCTGTCATCCGCGCCGACCACGCCGAGGCCTGCGCCGAGGCCGCATTCGAGTTCGTCGAGGCTGTCCGCACCTTCAACCGCCGCCACCAGCTCGACTGGGCCATCCGCGTCGGCATGAACAGCGGCCCGGTCGTCGCCGGCATCATCGGCACCAAGAAGTTCTCCTACGACCTGTGGGGCGACACGGTGAACATCGCCAGCCGCATGGAATCGCACGGCCAGCCGGGCAAGATCCAGGTTTCCGAGGCGACCAAGAAGCTTCTCGACCGCAAATACGATTTCACGCCCGTCGGCGTCATCGAGATCAAGAACTCCTCCCCCATGCCGACCTACCTGCTGGCGAGGAAGGGCGGGAAGTAG
- a CDS encoding energy transducer TonB, with product MNIHKYLLPVSLAATIHVALLWFLPTEDYIRVMAVPLTPPGPVDPPAQDQPVPPDEEKSPAIEPVKSLLGALAPISLDEPPVRPIAPTFSIPVETVRSDVVVGLNTIPSVIGDPNGDPLGKFRAEPSIFDLTSLDHAPRAKVQLPPEYPATMRHDGRSGSVLVEFDVNAEGRVVRAEAIRYSDREFVEPAVRAVRQWQFEPGRRHNQAVPFRMAVPIEFGLESS from the coding sequence ATGAACATCCACAAATACCTGCTCCCTGTTTCGCTCGCCGCGACAATCCACGTCGCGTTGCTCTGGTTCCTGCCGACGGAAGATTATATCCGGGTCATGGCCGTTCCGCTCACGCCGCCGGGACCGGTCGATCCCCCGGCCCAGGACCAGCCGGTGCCGCCGGACGAGGAGAAAAGCCCGGCAATCGAGCCGGTGAAGTCGCTGCTGGGCGCCCTGGCGCCGATTTCGCTCGATGAGCCGCCCGTCCGGCCGATCGCTCCGACGTTCAGTATTCCGGTGGAGACCGTGCGCAGCGACGTGGTGGTCGGCCTGAACACCATTCCTTCCGTGATCGGCGATCCCAACGGCGATCCGCTGGGCAAATTCCGCGCGGAGCCATCGATCTTCGACCTCACGTCGCTCGATCATGCGCCCCGCGCCAAGGTGCAGTTGCCGCCGGAATACCCGGCGACGATGCGGCACGACGGCAGGAGTGGCTCCGTGCTGGTGGAGTTCGACGTCAACGCCGAGGGCCGCGTGGTGCGCGCCGAGGCGATCCGCTACTCCGACCGCGAATTTGTCGAGCCGGCGGTGCGGGCGGTCCGGCAGTGGCAGTTCGAGCCCGGCCGGCGCCACAACCAGGCCGTGCCGTTCCGGATGGCCGTGCCGATCGAGTTCGGCCTGGAGAGCAGCTGA
- a CDS encoding response regulator — protein sequence MPKILLVEDNEMNRDMLSRRLEKRGYTVALAVDGGQGVALAKSELPDLILMDMSLPVLDGWEATQQVKADPATKGIPIIALTAHAMESDRQKALDAGCDDFDTKPVELPRLLTKIEELLKKFPPKA from the coding sequence ATGCCCAAGATCCTGCTGGTTGAAGACAACGAGATGAACCGCGACATGCTCTCCCGTCGGCTGGAGAAGCGCGGTTACACGGTGGCCCTCGCCGTCGACGGGGGCCAGGGCGTCGCCCTGGCGAAGAGTGAGCTGCCCGACCTCATCCTGATGGACATGAGCCTGCCCGTCCTCGACGGCTGGGAGGCCACGCAGCAGGTCAAGGCCGACCCCGCCACCAAGGGCATCCCGATCATCGCCCTCACCGCCCATGCCATGGAGAGCGACCGCCAGAAGGCCCTCGACGCCGGCTGCGACGACTTTGACACCAAGCCCGTCGAGCTCCCCCGCCTGCTCACCAAGATCGAGGAACTGCTGAAAAAATTCCCGCCCAAGGCATGA
- the glgB gene encoding 1,4-alpha-glucan branching protein GlgB has protein sequence MIIPANELNAFLGNHQANPHGWLGMHPLTHEGKTGVVVRAFVRAAVNCAVIELDAPGTPAHAMTMIAPEGFFELFLPGQQVFRYQLRYTTSWGDIHQVHNAYSFLPSLSEQDLYLFNEGNEHRIYEKLGAHERLMGDVPGVAFAVWAPAASRVSLVGNFNGWDARYHPMRPLGGSGVWELFVPGVGQGELYKFAIWDQSGHMRLKTDPYGTSFEAPPNNAAIVCDTTKYQWGDAAWIARRKTSAGQPDRPMSIYELHLGSWKRNMAEANRPFNYRELAPLLADYVSDMGFTHIEVLPVTEFPFTGSWGYQVTGFFAPTHRWGTPADFQFFVDHLHQRGIGLIVDWVPAHFPRDAFALAQFDGSHLYEHADPRLGAHMDWGTLIFNYGRHEVRCFLIASALSWLERYHIDGLRVDAVASMLYLDYSRKAGEWIPNQYGGRENIEAINFLRQVNDLVHHYYPGAVTIAEESTAFSMVSRPTKDGGLGFDYKWNMGMMHDTLAYFQKDPIHRKWSHDKLTFGMIYQYSENFISVYSHDEVVHLKASMLGKMAAGSIAEKAANLRSLYGYIWLYPGKKLLFMGSEFGQLAEWNHDASLDWHLLQQPEHEGLRALVRDLNKLYTGDPVLSANDFRPSGFRWVNCNDGDHSVISFLRMDEAQKCAYLVMGNFTPMTRTRYTVGVPYAGYWKEVLNTNSTYYGGTGFGNHGGKQSSTAMADGYENSLSLTLPGLSTLVFKWTAKG, from the coding sequence GTGATCATACCTGCCAACGAGCTGAATGCGTTTCTCGGCAACCACCAGGCCAATCCCCACGGCTGGCTGGGGATGCACCCGCTGACGCACGAAGGCAAAACCGGCGTGGTGGTGCGGGCGTTCGTGCGCGCGGCGGTGAATTGTGCCGTGATCGAGCTGGACGCGCCCGGCACGCCGGCGCACGCGATGACGATGATCGCGCCGGAGGGATTCTTCGAGCTGTTCCTGCCCGGCCAGCAGGTTTTCCGCTATCAGCTGCGCTACACGACCTCGTGGGGCGACATCCATCAGGTCCACAACGCCTACTCGTTCCTGCCGTCCCTGTCGGAGCAGGACCTCTACCTCTTCAACGAGGGCAACGAGCACCGCATCTACGAAAAGCTCGGGGCGCACGAGCGGCTGATGGGCGACGTGCCGGGCGTGGCGTTCGCGGTGTGGGCACCGGCGGCCTCGCGCGTATCGCTGGTCGGCAACTTCAACGGCTGGGATGCGCGTTATCACCCGATGCGGCCGCTCGGCGGCTCGGGCGTGTGGGAGCTGTTCGTGCCCGGCGTGGGGCAGGGCGAGCTCTACAAGTTCGCCATCTGGGACCAGTCCGGCCACATGCGGCTGAAGACTGATCCCTACGGCACGTCCTTCGAGGCGCCGCCCAACAACGCCGCCATCGTCTGTGACACGACCAAATACCAGTGGGGGGACGCCGCGTGGATCGCGCGGCGCAAGACGTCGGCCGGGCAGCCCGACCGGCCGATGTCGATCTACGAACTGCACCTCGGCTCGTGGAAGCGGAACATGGCGGAGGCCAACCGGCCGTTCAACTACCGCGAGCTGGCGCCGCTGCTGGCGGACTACGTGAGCGACATGGGCTTCACGCACATCGAGGTGCTGCCCGTGACCGAGTTTCCGTTCACCGGTTCGTGGGGTTATCAGGTGACGGGCTTCTTCGCGCCGACCCACCGCTGGGGCACGCCGGCGGACTTCCAGTTCTTCGTGGACCATCTCCACCAGCGCGGCATCGGCCTCATCGTGGACTGGGTGCCGGCGCACTTCCCGCGCGACGCGTTCGCCCTGGCCCAGTTCGACGGCTCGCACCTCTACGAACACGCCGACCCGCGCCTCGGGGCGCACATGGACTGGGGCACGCTCATCTTCAACTACGGCCGGCACGAGGTGCGGTGCTTCCTCATCGCCAGCGCGCTGTCCTGGCTCGAGCGCTACCACATCGACGGCCTGCGGGTGGACGCGGTCGCCTCGATGCTCTACCTCGACTACTCGCGCAAGGCCGGGGAGTGGATCCCCAACCAATACGGCGGCCGCGAGAACATCGAGGCCATCAACTTCCTGCGGCAGGTGAACGACCTCGTGCACCACTACTATCCCGGCGCGGTCACGATCGCCGAGGAGTCCACGGCGTTCTCGATGGTCAGCCGGCCGACGAAGGACGGCGGCCTGGGCTTCGACTACAAGTGGAACATGGGCATGATGCACGACACGCTGGCCTATTTCCAAAAGGACCCGATCCACCGCAAGTGGTCGCACGACAAGCTGACCTTCGGGATGATCTACCAGTATTCGGAGAACTTCATCTCCGTCTACTCGCACGACGAGGTCGTGCACCTCAAGGCGTCGATGCTCGGCAAGATGGCGGCCGGCAGCATCGCGGAGAAGGCGGCCAACCTCCGCTCGCTCTACGGCTACATCTGGCTGTATCCCGGGAAGAAGCTGCTCTTCATGGGCAGCGAGTTCGGCCAGCTCGCGGAGTGGAACCACGACGCCAGCCTCGACTGGCACCTGCTGCAGCAGCCGGAGCACGAGGGGCTGCGCGCGCTGGTGCGCGACCTGAACAAGCTCTACACCGGCGACCCGGTGCTGAGCGCGAATGATTTCCGCCCGAGCGGGTTTCGCTGGGTGAACTGCAACGACGGCGACCACAGCGTCATCAGTTTCCTCCGCATGGACGAGGCGCAGAAGTGCGCCTATCTCGTCATGGGCAACTTCACGCCGATGACCCGCACCCGCTACACCGTCGGCGTGCCCTACGCCGGCTACTGGAAGGAAGTGCTGAACACGAACTCGACCTATTACGGCGGCACGGGCTTCGGCAACCACGGCGGCAAGCAGTCCTCGACGGCGATGGCCGACGGCTACGAGAACTCGCTGAGCCTGACGCTGCCCGGCCTGTCCACGCTGGTCTTCAAGTGGACGGCGAAAGGGTAG
- the lptD gene encoding LPS assembly protein LptD: MSFVRRLPALLGTVGLLAGLAHAQPTVPDQLHVSSDKNAVYDDVTKETLLTGNARMVNGDTTLTADAIRYNSTTGVATATGHFVLTSGRRRLVADEGTYNLATREINVRNLRIGEFPIYISGDTVTGTPDNLVFTNALVFFRENAGYTPSIRAEHLTYARGRIVSAEGLSLGLLGGHFISLPHFEQALDTDFVSFISAHLGYRGNLGLFAELGLHVPVAPGLQAGADIGLYSSRGVLLGPSGTYGSANSDINGFFRSGYISDSGDRKTDVLGQPVPRDRSYVTWEHRQRAGDHFTLDGEFNYWSDSEVLRDFRYREFETVQQPDSFLEAAYTGDNYSLSAFTRVRPNSWEHLPERLPEVRFDLFPSAVPLGFYQRGSASAAVLEADAFGSSPGLRTNRLDAYYGLERPYTPTPWFTFTPVAGGRVTYYTDALGGKSTYTRTLGEIGFDAHLLASGTFGYKNPIWEIDGLRHLIEPKLSYRYAPEAARGTAYIPPIDARVFSTYLQPLSIADSRNLDDLGALNTFRLSLDNTFQTRDPSYGSRNLASLNFAADYRLNNVAGQKNLSDIYTEFALTPAPWLKWEVFHRFDPHATSQQELNTGLEIHDQEWWSVRLATNYLRQNYEQYFLQYRQRLNEIYDVTALWRYDARNHRFNEQRYGIWQRLGQTWAIKYEIAWFSGDTRTSSFALNIEVELLKF; the protein is encoded by the coding sequence ATGTCTTTCGTCCGCCGTCTTCCCGCTTTGCTCGGCACCGTGGGCCTGCTCGCCGGGCTCGCTCATGCCCAGCCAACCGTCCCGGACCAGCTTCACGTCAGCAGCGACAAGAATGCGGTCTACGATGACGTGACCAAGGAAACGTTGCTCACCGGCAACGCCCGCATGGTCAACGGCGACACCACCCTCACCGCCGACGCCATCCGCTACAACAGCACCACCGGCGTCGCGACCGCCACCGGCCATTTCGTGCTGACCTCCGGCCGCCGCCGGCTCGTGGCCGACGAGGGCACCTACAACCTTGCCACCCGCGAGATCAACGTCCGCAACCTCCGCATCGGCGAGTTCCCCATCTACATCTCCGGTGACACCGTCACCGGCACGCCCGACAACCTGGTCTTCACCAACGCCCTCGTCTTCTTCCGCGAGAACGCCGGCTACACGCCCTCCATCCGGGCGGAACACCTCACCTACGCCCGCGGCCGGATCGTCAGCGCCGAGGGCCTGAGCCTCGGCCTGCTCGGCGGCCACTTCATCTCGTTGCCGCACTTCGAGCAGGCGCTCGACACGGACTTCGTGTCCTTCATCAGCGCGCACCTCGGCTACCGCGGCAACCTCGGCCTCTTTGCCGAGCTCGGGCTGCACGTGCCCGTCGCCCCCGGCCTCCAGGCCGGCGCCGACATCGGTCTCTATTCCTCGCGCGGTGTCCTGCTCGGGCCGTCCGGCACCTACGGCTCCGCCAACAGTGACATCAACGGCTTCTTCCGGTCCGGCTACATCAGCGACAGCGGCGACCGGAAAACCGATGTGCTCGGCCAGCCCGTCCCGCGCGACCGGAGCTACGTCACTTGGGAACACCGCCAGCGAGCCGGCGATCACTTCACGCTCGACGGCGAGTTCAACTACTGGAGCGACTCCGAGGTTCTGCGCGACTTCCGCTACCGGGAATTTGAAACCGTGCAGCAGCCCGATTCATTCCTCGAGGCGGCCTACACCGGCGACAACTACTCGCTCAGCGCCTTCACCCGCGTCCGCCCCAATTCCTGGGAGCACCTGCCGGAACGCCTGCCCGAAGTGCGCTTCGACCTCTTCCCGTCGGCCGTCCCGCTCGGCTTCTACCAGCGCGGCAGTGCCAGCGCCGCTGTCCTTGAAGCCGACGCCTTCGGCTCCTCGCCCGGGCTCCGCACCAACCGCCTCGACGCCTACTACGGCCTCGAGCGCCCATACACGCCGACGCCGTGGTTCACCTTCACCCCCGTCGCCGGCGGCCGCGTGACCTACTACACCGACGCCCTCGGCGGCAAAAGCACCTACACCCGCACGCTCGGAGAGATCGGGTTCGATGCGCACCTCCTCGCCAGCGGCACGTTCGGCTACAAGAACCCGATCTGGGAGATCGACGGCCTGCGCCACCTCATCGAGCCAAAACTCTCCTATCGTTACGCCCCCGAGGCGGCCAGGGGAACGGCCTACATCCCGCCGATCGATGCGCGCGTCTTCTCGACCTACCTCCAGCCGCTCTCCATCGCGGATTCGCGCAATCTCGACGACCTCGGCGCGCTCAACACCTTCCGCCTCTCGCTCGACAACACCTTCCAGACCCGCGACCCATCCTACGGCTCGCGCAACCTCGCTTCGCTCAACTTCGCCGCCGACTACCGCCTCAACAACGTGGCCGGTCAGAAAAATCTCTCCGACATCTACACCGAGTTCGCCCTCACCCCCGCCCCGTGGCTGAAGTGGGAGGTTTTCCACCGCTTCGATCCGCACGCCACCAGCCAGCAGGAACTCAACACCGGCCTCGAGATTCACGACCAGGAGTGGTGGTCGGTCCGCCTCGCCACCAACTACCTGCGCCAGAACTACGAGCAATACTTCCTCCAATATCGCCAGCGGCTCAACGAGATCTACGATGTCACCGCCCTCTGGCGCTACGACGCGCGCAACCACCGTTTCAACGAACAGAGATACGGCATCTGGCAGCGCCTCGGCCAGACCTGGGCGATCAAATACGAAATCGCCTGGTTCAGCGGCGACACCCGCACCAGCTCCTTCGCCCTCAACATCGAGGTGGAGTTGTTGAAGTTTTAA
- a CDS encoding response regulator codes for MKSLPFRWQLILFILLTCGVTLSLAFVGFYLYDVRQFNNEGESRLEKTQQLMLDNITPLLEQNSHAPDLQLNLMGVDGQIAAAAVYSTDGKLLARYVRGGLTEVIPPLPSVTLLLGVSPRGAHWIPIRSGNRPLGTLYLKTELSAADEDRLSNLLRGSAIVFLVSALLAVAMAYRFQGRITGPITELARVSGSVQRNRDYNVRVQTSASGEIGELIDSFNAMLETIQSNTSELERARVAAEDAHEKIIQAHDQLEEANRTLEARVDDRTRLLAKAVKDAEEASKAKSSFLAKMSHELRTPLNAIIGYSEIMKEDAEDDGDTRRAEDLDKVLNAARHLLGLINDVLDISKIEAGKMELFIETFDLTKLINEVIATASPLVSKKGNTLAIDCPADIGAMHADATKLRQMLLNLLSNASKFTEKGTVTLKAVRHIEEDADYMELSVIDTGIGMTPEQLTRLFQAFSQADASTTSKYGGTGLGLAISKQFAQMMQGDITVTSTPGVGSTFTIRMPAKVLTKQPKVVNNVTNKLTRSPFPSQNRPKILVIDDDKEIRTVIAELLSMSGYDVVEAASGQQGLDHAARMVPDLILLDIMMPGIDGWTVLSKLQGNPKLAEVPVIVLSAVGDVEMAMSLGAASVLLKPVDASRLTAEIAAQLSPLPKCYVLLVEDDADSRTLIGRMLEREGWQFRAAINGNAAIRVLRKSRPAMIVLDLKMPGMSGLELLDVMGKNPAWARIPVVIVTSMDITQEMRDVLAARTLGILRKGQFTREQLADHIRPALQSCALAEA; via the coding sequence GTGAAAAGCCTCCCGTTTCGCTGGCAACTGATCCTGTTCATCCTGCTGACCTGCGGCGTGACGCTGTCTCTGGCTTTTGTCGGGTTCTACCTTTACGACGTCCGCCAGTTCAACAACGAGGGCGAATCGCGCCTGGAGAAGACCCAGCAGCTGATGCTCGACAACATCACGCCGCTGCTGGAGCAAAACTCGCACGCCCCGGACCTGCAGCTCAACCTCATGGGGGTGGACGGCCAGATCGCCGCCGCCGCCGTCTACTCCACCGACGGCAAGCTCCTCGCCCGTTACGTCCGCGGCGGGCTCACCGAGGTCATCCCGCCGCTGCCCAGCGTCACTCTCCTGCTGGGGGTCAGCCCGCGCGGCGCCCACTGGATCCCCATCCGTTCCGGCAACCGGCCGCTGGGCACGCTTTACCTCAAGACCGAGCTCAGCGCCGCCGACGAAGACCGGCTGTCGAACCTGCTGCGCGGCTCCGCCATCGTGTTCCTCGTTTCCGCCCTGCTGGCCGTGGCCATGGCCTACCGCTTCCAAGGCCGCATCACCGGGCCGATCACCGAACTCGCCCGCGTGTCCGGCTCGGTGCAGCGCAACCGCGACTATAACGTGCGCGTGCAGACCTCCGCCAGCGGCGAGATCGGCGAGTTGATCGACTCGTTCAACGCCATGCTGGAGACCATCCAGTCCAACACCTCCGAGCTCGAGCGCGCCCGCGTCGCCGCCGAGGACGCCCACGAGAAGATCATCCAGGCCCACGACCAGCTCGAGGAGGCCAACCGCACGCTCGAGGCCCGCGTCGACGACCGCACCCGCCTGCTGGCCAAGGCCGTGAAGGACGCCGAGGAGGCCAGCAAGGCCAAGAGCAGCTTCCTCGCGAAGATGAGCCACGAGCTCCGCACCCCCCTCAACGCCATCATCGGCTACAGCGAGATCATGAAGGAGGACGCCGAGGACGACGGCGACACCCGCCGCGCCGAGGACCTCGACAAGGTGCTCAACGCCGCCCGCCACCTCCTCGGCCTCATCAATGACGTGCTCGACATCTCCAAGATCGAGGCCGGCAAGATGGAGCTCTTCATCGAGACCTTCGACCTGACGAAGCTCATCAATGAGGTCATCGCCACTGCCTCGCCCCTCGTGTCCAAGAAGGGCAACACCCTCGCCATCGACTGCCCGGCCGACATCGGTGCCATGCACGCCGACGCCACGAAGCTCCGGCAGATGCTCCTCAACCTCCTCAGCAACGCCAGCAAGTTCACCGAGAAGGGCACCGTCACCCTCAAGGCCGTCCGCCACATCGAGGAAGACGCGGATTACATGGAGCTTTCCGTCATCGACACCGGCATCGGCATGACGCCCGAGCAGCTCACCCGCCTGTTCCAAGCCTTCAGCCAGGCCGATGCGTCGACCACCAGCAAGTATGGCGGCACGGGCCTCGGCCTCGCGATCTCCAAGCAGTTCGCGCAGATGATGCAGGGCGACATCACCGTGACCAGCACGCCCGGCGTCGGCTCCACCTTCACCATCCGCATGCCCGCGAAGGTGCTCACCAAGCAGCCGAAGGTCGTCAACAACGTCACCAACAAGCTCACCCGCTCTCCCTTCCCCAGCCAGAACCGCCCCAAGATCCTCGTCATCGACGACGACAAGGAGATCCGCACCGTGATCGCCGAGTTGCTCAGCATGAGCGGTTACGATGTCGTCGAGGCGGCCTCCGGCCAGCAGGGACTCGACCACGCCGCGCGCATGGTGCCGGACCTCATCCTCCTCGACATCATGATGCCGGGCATCGACGGCTGGACCGTGCTCTCCAAGCTCCAGGGCAACCCGAAGCTCGCCGAGGTCCCCGTCATCGTCCTCAGCGCCGTGGGCGACGTGGAGATGGCCATGTCCCTCGGCGCCGCCAGCGTGCTGCTCAAGCCGGTCGACGCCAGCCGCCTCACGGCCGAGATCGCCGCCCAGCTCAGTCCCCTGCCCAAGTGCTACGTCCTGCTCGTCGAGGACGACGCCGATTCCCGCACCCTCATCGGCCGCATGCTCGAGCGCGAAGGCTGGCAGTTCCGCGCCGCGATCAACGGCAACGCGGCCATCCGTGTGCTCCGGAAGAGCCGGCCGGCCATGATCGTGCTCGACCTCAAGATGCCGGGCATGAGCGGCCTGGAGCTGCTCGATGTGATGGGCAAGAACCCGGCCTGGGCCAGGATCCCCGTCGTCATCGTCACCTCCATGGACATCACCCAGGAGATGCGTGACGTGCTGGCCGCCCGCACCCTCGGCATCCTGCGCAAGGGCCAGTTCACCCGCGAGCAGCTGGCCGACCACATCCGGCCGGCCCTCCAATCCTGCGCGCTTGCTGAAGCGTGA